The window CGACCGCTTCGACCCTCAACCCCTGTGGTCGCCTGATGGCACGCGAATCTCTTACACGGAGCGGTCACGCCAGTTCTTCTCCGGCAAGTTGAAGGTTATTCCGTTCGATCAGAAGACCGGTTCCGTTACTGGCGCTGCAATCGACCTCTACATTGCCAAGAACGATCCGGGTGGTGCCTGGGCGATCAACACCGCCGCATGGTCCCCCGATGGCACCACACTAACCGTAGTCTTGCAGTCCACTGGATGGGACAAGCTGTGGCAGATTCCTGCGACGGGCGGAACTCCCAAACAATTGACCAAGGGAACCGGTGAGGACGAAAACCCGGTCTACTCTCCCGACGGACGATGGATCGTCTTCAGCTCAAATCGTGATCTAGCAGAAGAGCGTCATCTTTGGGTTGTTCCAGCTACGGGCGGCAAACCACATCGGCTCACATCGCTCGCAGGAATCGAAACGAATCCGCAGTGGTCTCCCGATAGCGCGTCCATCTATTTCTTCAGAGGCACTTCGCTACGTCCGGGAGAGATCTATGTCGCAGATGCAAACGGAAGAGGGAACCCACGTCTACTCGAGCCATCGCAGTCATCGAAGTACGAGGACCTCGGCGTCACTCCTGAAGCAGCTCACTTCAAAGGGAAAGACGGTCTTCCGCTCGCAGGAATTCTCTACAAGCCCGCCGGCTATCAGCCCGGTAAGCGCTACCCTGCCGTTATCTGGGCTCATGGCGGTCCGGAGGGGCAAGTTGTCCTCAGCTTGAATCCGTGGTCACTCTTCCTCGCTCAACACGGTTACGTCGTATTAGAACCAAACTTTCGTGGCAGTACAGGTTACGGGGAACGGTTTCGCAACGCGAATGTGGAAGACTCCGGAGGTGGCGAGATCGACGACATCGGTGCGAGTGTTACGTATCTGGTCGATTCAGGCCTGGCCGATCCAAAGCGAGTTGCCATCGGAGGCGGAAGTCACGGCGGAACAGTCGTCGCCAACGCAGTAGCCAAGTTGCCTGATACCTTCGCCGCAGGTATCGAGATGTTTGGCGTAGTCGATCGAGCGCTCTTCCTGCAGTACACCAATCGCAACTCAAAAATTCGTTGGGAGACGAAGATGGGTGGCACGCCCGAGGAGAAGCCTGCGGTGTACCGCAAAGCCAACGTGCTTCCAGATGTAGAGTCCATTAAAACTCCGCTGCTAATCCTGCACGGCGAGAAGGACCCTCAAGTACCGCCGCAAGAGTCGGCAGAGTTCGTGGAAGCCCTAAAAAAAGCCGGCAAGACATACCTATATTTCACGTATCCCAACGAAGGCCACGGGTTCCAACAACGCGATCACAGAAAAGACTCCTACGAGAGGCAGCTTGCGTTCCTCGATAAGTATTTAAAGGATCAAGCGGCAAGCCAATGAACTGAGTCCTTCAAGAAACCACTTCAGAACACTCTTCCCCATCTGAAAAAAACACGCCTTCGCGGCGTGTTTTTTTGCGAGTCCAAAACTAGTCAGCGATGCTAGGCAAATTTTACGAAGCGCATGGCTGCCGAATTCATACAGTAACGCAGTCCAGTGGGTGGCGGACCATCGTTGAAGACGTGACCAAGGTGGGCATTGCAATCCCGGCATGAAACCGCCGTACGATCCATACCAAAGGCCTCGTCATGGATCTCAACGATGTTTTCAGCCGCGATTGGCTGCCAGAAACTTGGCCATCCAGTGCCGGATTCAAACTTGGTGTCAGAACTGAAGACCGCTGTATCGCAGCAAATACAGCGATACAGGCCGCGGTCATGAAGGTTCCATGTGTTGCCCGTGTAAGCGCGCTCCGTCCCTGCGTGACGAGTCACCTCAAAGGAGACAGGGCTCAACTGCTGCTTCCACTCCTCTTCCGATTTGATCGTACGGGGAACGGTCACCTTGCCAATTCTTTTGCCTTCCGGCGAGAACTGGACAATCGTCACAGGGCCGGCGGAGACGTTATTGCCACTCGCTTCTACGGTGCCAGGCGAGCGCCGACGCAGCGACCAGAGAGCGGCTGCTCCACACACTCCCGCTGCTGATACAACAAAAGTACGACGGCTGACGCGGGTTCGCTCTGCACTCACTTCCAACTGTTCTTGTGAATTTTTATCCATGTGATCCCCTTCTGATAACGAAATATCTTTACCCAAACGTGAACGAATAAGCCTGCACTCCCGGACTCAGAAACTCGATCCGGAAGGTGCGATCCTGAACTCCACCGTGCTGGCGAATCAGTTGGTACAAACGGTCGTCCTTCACGGTGCCATAACCATCCGAGTCAACGTCCACGCCGTGATCTGCACCCGGTGCTTTGCCATCGATCGTGACGCGAAAGCGAATTGGTTTCCCGCCCTTCGCCGGACCCAAGACGAGATGTAGATCACGTGCGTGAAAGCGGTAGACGATAGCCCCCGTCGGAGAGAGCAGCGTCGCGATCTGACCAGCGTCTCTCCATTGACCGGCAAGCGCCCACTGATTCAGCGCAAGCTGATCGGGAGCTGTATAGAGTTGCGGATCATCCTGATTGAGCCCGCCAGGAGAGGCGAAGTTTTGTGCGCGCTCGTAGCCAATATAAGTCTCAGGTGATTTCACATCGTCCGAGTCCGGCGGAGCCTCCGTGCCGCTCGCGGCAATCTTTGTTGCACTGCCCGGCAGCGGCCGATGATTGGCTTCTTCGAGAAGAGTTCGAATCCACTGCTCGGCCTCCTCGTAGCCCCCTTCACCAAAGTGATGGAAGCGAATATGGCCACTCGCATCAACAAAGTAGTCTGCGGGCCAATACTCGTTGTTGAAGTTGCGCCAGATGGCATAGTTGTTGTCCATCGCAACCGGGTAGGAGATCCCGAGATCGCGAACGGCTTTCCGCACATTGGATTCGTCTTTTTCAAACGGAAATTCAGGAGTGTGGACGCCGATAATGACAAGGCCGCTGTCCTTGTACTTGTCATTCCAGGCCTTGATATACGGCAAAGTGCGCAGACAGTTAATACAGGAATACGTCCAGAAGTCCACGAGGACCACTTTGCCGCGAAGCGACGCAGGCGTAAGCGGCGTCGAATTAATCCACGCCGTAGCTCCAGAGAGTTCAGGCAGCGGTATTAACGCAGACTTTGCCTTGTCGCTACCACCAGCGGCAGACTTCATCTGCTGATTTCCTGCCATCATCTGGTCTTTTCCGGCCATCATCTGATCGTTGCCCGCCATCATCTGATCATTCGGAGCCATCATCATCTGGTCGTTTGAAGCCAGAGCCTGCTTGCTTCTCGGATGAAGTCGGTCGACCAGCCGCTGTTCAAGATTCGAGGTACTCGCAAGGGAGAGGCGCGTGAGAACGCCGCGGTCCAGACCAAACGCAACAGCGACCACACCGGCAAGAACAGCAACACCGAGAATACGCCGAACCCACTCTTCGGCTCCCAGGGAGCGTTTCAAAGCGCCAAAGACGCGCCCTCCCGCAAACAAAGCAATCGAAAGGGAAGTGGCTGCTCCGGCAGCATAGGCAAGAAGAAGCAGCGCAGTATGCGCGCTGGCACCACCAAGAGCCGCGCCAGTCAAGATCAGGCCGAGGATCGGCCCAGCGCAAGGAGCCCACAACAATCCCGTTCCAACGCCGAGAAGAAAGGAGTTGGTTACGCTGGGTCCTGCATCCGAACTCTGAAGCTTGCTCCCGAGTCGAACCAGTGGCCGCAAAAGCCGCTCTGCGAGCGAAGAAAAGAGCAGCGTGAGGCCGAAGATGCCAAAAAGAGCGAGTGCGGCGCCCCGGCCGAACTGATTGGCCCGAACCGCCCAGCCTCCACCAACAGTCGCCAGGCTGGCAACAACCGCGAATGTAACCACCATGCCCGCCAGCAACGGCAATCCGCTCTTACGAAAGGGCTGATCCGCGCGCGCAAAGACGAAGGGAAGAACCGGAAGGATACACGGACTCAAAATGGTGAGTACTCCACCGAAATACGCCAGGAACAGCAAAAGCATGACCTTCACCTACTCCTTCAATCCTGCATCTTCTTCATTCCGATAGTGATAGGTTCTCATGAACCGAACGTATCCAGAATTGTATCGGGCGTGGCATTCGCACGCGGGCAGATTCCCTGATCATGAGACTACAAAAGAGCACTTAAAGTTACGGCCGCTCCTCTTCGGGCATGACCCGCTAGTCCGGGTGCGCTTCGATATAGCTGCTGACAATGCCGGCCACTTCTTCAAGAAACGCCCGGTCGACGCCCGTAAACGCAGCGAGATCGTGGCTGTCGACGTCGATCTCTCCAACGATTCTCCCCTTCACAGAGATAGGAACAACAATCTCAGACCTCGTTTTGATGGAGCACGACAGATACCGTGGATCAGAGTTCACATCATCAACAATTACGGTCTCCCCCGTCGCCACCGCGGCTCCGCAGATGCCCTCGGTGACCGGAATGCGGATGTGCGGAGTTGGATCGCCGACAAACGGCCCAAGGACCAGCATTCCGGCATCGTCGGGATCGAGCATATAGAAGCCGGTCCAGTTGTAATAAGAGAGGTGCTTTGCAATCTCCGTCACGATGCTCTGCTGCAAGGACTCCAGAGAAGGCGCGCCCGAAGCCACGCGGCGCAGTCCGGCGAGAATAGCGATCATCTCTTCTTTAAGAACAGGGGCGGTAGACATAGCTGGATGCAGTCGCGGGATATATCGTTCATAGTCGAACGCGACACCCGTCTCATCGATTCTAGCGAAACTATCTGATTCAAAAGGTTGGCCGATTAAGATTTGCGAAATCACCAAATCTACCTATTGGCGCTCGCGAACTTTCGCTATAATTCCACCGTCGATCCTGACCCTCTGTCTTCTGTCGCTCTTGCTACGATCGGATCCCATCTGGTTTGCTCTATCAGAACTTCTCAGCACTAGTAGCAGCACACCGCTCCAGCCAGGTCACTACGAGGAAAAAACATATGCGTTCGCCGGTCCTTCTTCTACTTACTGCAATGGTTTTCGCTGGCTCAACACATTTGAGTCGAGCGCAGGCGCATGACAGCGTCGCCCCCACATCACCCACGGTTCATCCGCAAGCCATCGGAGGCGCCATCACCGCCTCCGAGATCGCTCTCGATGGCCCGATCACCGAAGTGGTCACGAAGCAATCCGCAGGTAGCCCCCAGGGCACGCATCTTCTTGTGCGGGGTTCGATGCAAATCGTCGACGTCAGCGTAGGACCGTATCTCTCTTCTGACATCACTCGGAATATCGTCGAGGGATCTCAAATCCACGTTACCGGCGTCATGCAGACAACAGCCAAAGGCAAGACCTACCTGATGGCCCGGCAGATAGTGCTGAACGGACAAACCATCATCATACGCAACGAAAATGGATTCCTCGTTCGCTACCGGTCGCAGAATCCTCAAAGTGACTCCAGGCATGCAGGCACCGCGCAGGCAGGAGGTGTCAATTGAAGATCCGTCACATGTTCAACCTCGCCTGCCTCACCTCTCTCGCGTCCCTTCTTACAGCCTGCAGCGGTGGCTCAAGCTCTCCACCAACTCCACCTGCAATTTCGGTGGCCTTCGCGTCTCCGGCCCCGACAACTCTCGCTGCCTCTGCCACCGCAACTCTCACAGCAACCGTAACCAACGACAGCGCGAACGCTGGCGTAACTTGGTCGGCAACCTGCAGCACCTCTCCATGCGGTACTTTTAGTTCCGCATCTACAGCAAGCGGCGCCCCTACAACGTATCAGGCTCCTGCTGCCGCCGGTACCGTCACAGTAGTTGCCACTTCTGTCACGGATAAGACAAAGTCAGTACAAGCCACAATCACAATTACTGCTGCTCCGCCTGCTCCAATTCAAGTCGCTCTTACTCCCGCGCCACCGAAGACACTCCTTCTAGCTTCAACCCTGAGTCTGGTCGCAGTGGTGACCAATGACAGCGCGAACGCCGGCGTGACGTGGTCCGTAACCTGCGGAAGTTCACCGTGCGGCAGCTTCAACCCCGCTGCGACCGCAAGCAATGCCGCTACCACCTACACTGCCCCAACTGCGATTCCAACCAACAACACTGTGACGGTAATAGCTACGTCAGTCACTGATAAGACCAAATCGGCATCGGCGACGATCACGATCACAAACATCCTCAGTGATGGAACCTATGTCTTCCACGTATCGGGCGACGATGCAAACAGTCAGTACTTCCTCGCGGGTGCCTTCAGCGTAAAGGGCGGCCTCATAACGGGTGGCGAACAGGACTTCCTTGACTCCACCTTCGGACAGAACGATCAGTTGTCGGCCTCCGGTTCTAGCCTTGCCTTCACCGCCGACGGCAACATTCAGATAACACTCAACACTGGCGATGCGACCATCGGCGTCAACGGAATCGAAACTTTCAACGGGTCAGCGGTCTCTCCATCGCGTCTTCTGATCAGTGAGTCGGACAACTTTGCCTCAGGAGGAGGCTCCGTCGATCTACAAACCACCGTTGCAACTCCAGCCGGAGGCTACGCCTTTGCCGTCCTGGGAGCAGATAACCAGAACCCACAACAACCGCTGGGTGTTGGAGGGATCCTCAGATTCAACGGGACATCTCTCGACACATCAGCCAACAGCGTATTCGACTGCAATGATTCAGGAGTGCCAGCTCTCGGTCAGGCCTTTACAGGCGGCTCAGTTACCGCGCCTGACGGTTTTGGTCGCGTCACCATAACTCTGAATCCAAGCTCCGCATGCACGTTGATGCAGATGGTCTTTGGCGGCTACATCATTGGGCCGAATCAGATCCAACTAGTCGAAGCTTCGGGGGATACCTTCAACGGAACTCTCGGAGGTATGGCTCTCGGACAGGGCACCCACGCAGGACAGTTCAACACAAATAGCGTTGCCAATACCGCATATGTGTTTTCAAGTTTTGGAGCTGATGCCAACGGCGTCGTCACAATTGCCGGTGGATTCATCTTCAACACAACTGGTCCGCTGTCAGGCGACTTATCCATCAACGACCTTAACGCCTTTGGAGGCAACACAATTAACGGAGGGTCGTTTGCTGTCGATCCCACAGGAAGAGTCACACTAACCAATGTCGCAACTTCGGGAAATGCCAACACCAATCCGCTTACTCTCCAGTTCCAGCTTTATCTGGACGGAAACGGTAACGCGCTGGAGCTTGGCGTTGACAACGTTCAGGTCACAAGCGGTATGTCGTATCTACAAACTACCGGTAACTTCCCCGGCCCCGGAAACTCGGTAATGTTGGCTCAGGGATTTGTGCCTGTATCCACTACATCACTTGCAAACTGGAGCGCGGCTGGTCCTATTACTCTAACGACGAGCACCTTCGCCGGTTTTGTCGATTACAACGTGCAAGGGGGGCCTCAAACACCCAATCAACCTGTGAATGCAACACTAAACACCACAAATGGCTCCTTCACCCTCGGCGGACTCGATCCGAATTTCGCTACAGACGGATTCGGATACTATCCAATCGACGCTTCAAGAGTGCTTGGCATCGAAATAGATGACAATCAACTCGGTCTTTTGCAGATCGAAGGCATACCTACGAACTGATACAGCCGGCGCAAAGCGAATGCCCATATCTCAAAAAGAGATATGGGCATTCAGCTGGCGGCCATATCGAATTATGTAAAGACGGGTGCTCCATATCTCGATTCTGAGATGTGGGCATTCGCGCCACACGCGAACCGCACTCCTCACAGATAGCTCGCTAAAAGCGATCCGCAAGCGGACTTTGAAATATCAGATCAAATAACCAGACACGGTGACGAAGAGCGTACCCGTGGAGCCGCCGGGGCTAGCCCCTGAGACGGAGATAGTCGTGCCTGGGTCAGCATAAAGACGCACCGCCTGCATAGCGACATAAAAATCGTAGTTGGTAGAGGGCTCAGTGTAGGCATAGGTCAGTGGCACAAACAGACTGACGTTCTTGCCCCCACAGGTGTAGTTCACAAAGGCCTCGAGTTTGGTGCCCGGCGGAGTCACGTCCAGCTGAAGACTCAGGGTCTCGACGACGAGATGCTTCCCCGCTGGAACCGCGATCGCCGGTGACCCCGTCTCTCCGTAAGGATCTGCCGGCTCTCCCGGAACAGACGTAACCGCATTAACAACATCCACCTTGTTCATCACTCCTCCTTTATTGGTAGGTCCACTGCATCACTCAGCGTGAGGCGACGTGCCCTTCACCCTCCTTGCAAGCCCACGACAGAGGCTCAGCTAAATCAAGCAAATGACGACAGTAAATCTCACAAATAACGTAAAGAAGAGATTGAAGGATTGAGGAATGCCTCACAAAACAGAAACTATCTTCGTGTCCTGGTCGCACCACCATACCAACTACCACGTCACCACTCCCAAAACAGGACATTATCAAAAATAAAACCCAAATCTCCGTCTCATGGTTTGGCCCTCAAAAAGTGAACGTCAAAGCACCACAGTCACCGCGCAAACACTACAACTTCATCATCAAACTACCGCGTAAAAGACACTCGACTTTCGCAAACTCCCCAGCAAAACGTCACAAACTGACCCGCATAGAAAAGTTGAATGTGCTGCCTCCAACTCGTCACCGGTAGTCTATACAAATTTGCTTGACCAAACTCACAACAATAGTTTAACTTTGCACGCGTTCCGCACATCAGCGAAAGTTGGCAGCGAAAAGCAAAAAATCCAGCAAATTCGCCAAAGTTTGTTCGCGGAGACCGCGCACCACCCTGGCAAGCTAGATATTTATTTCATCTTTTGGACTCGTACGACGCACCATAGATTCGATGTCCGCACTAATTACAGATTGATAAAGTACGCACTTTGAACGAAGAACATTTTGGAGAAGCCAATGACTAACAAGAATCGTAATAAAAACTGCCCCGGGCTGCAGAAGTGGTTGTTTGTAGTAGCTACGTTGATTGCATGTGTTTCATCGTTAAATGCGCAGCAGATTACCGGCTCCATCACCGGTACCGTGAAAGATCAGCAGGGCGCCCTGGTAACTAACGCCGACGTCAAAGCATCCAATGTCGAAACCGGCCTGATGCGATCAGCCAGGACGGACAGCGACGGCGCATACAACATCCAGTATCTTCCGGTCGGCGAATACTCCGTTACCGTGAATGCGCCCGGCTTCGAAAAGTTCGTACAGCAACATCTCACCATCACGGTAGACCAGGCACAGGCGTTGAACGTCGTTTTGACGGTCGGTGCCGAGAGCCAGACCGTAGAGGTCAGCACCGCGCCGCCACTGGTGAACACCAGCACCGCGGAGCTTGGCCGAACCGTCTCGCCTGAAGAGATTAATAACCTGCCGCTGACGACCAGAACCGCATATGCGGAGATGTCCCTGACGCCCGGCGTGCAATCCAACAGTGCGAGCAACAGCCAAAATACTCCAAACTTCGTACTCGGTGTTCCCTCAACGCAGGTCATCATCAATGGAGGAGTCGACGGAGGCGTCCCCATGGTGAGCTTTTACCTGGACGGCGGCATCAACATGACCGGATTGCGTAACTATGGCAATCCCTTGCCCAATCCCGACGCGCTCGAAGAGTTCCGTGTAGAAACCAGCAACTTTGCAGCACAGTATGGTCGTATGTCGGGTGGCGTCGTAACCGCCGTCACGCGCTCGGGAACGAATCGATTCCACGGCTCTGTGTTTGAATTCTTTCGTAACACCAATATGAACGACACGCCGTGGGGCACTCCTGTAGGAACCTCGAAGACGCCTTTTCACAGAAATAATTTTGGCGGCACCATCGGTGGTCCGATCGTAAAAGAAAAGGCCTTCTTCTTCTTCAGCTATGGCGGTTTGCGGCAAACAGTCGGAACGCAATATACCGGCGCAATTGTGCCTACATCGCTCGAGCGCATCGGTGACTTTACCCAGTCGAAGGTTATCCCGAACTTGCCTGGTACCAAGACTCCTGTCAAAGGCACAAATACATCCGTCAATTGCACAGTCGCCACCGTGGGATGCGTTCCACTCGACTTGCTGGATGTGACAGCCGCAAACCTTATGAAGACGTACGTCCCGCTGCCCAATGCTCCGACCGCCACCTCACCGGGTGGTTATGTAGGAGTCTTTAGCAGCCCCACAAATCAGGACGAGTATCTAGGAAAATATGATCAAGTCTTGTCCGACAAAGACCACCTGTCGGTAAGTTACTTCTACCTCGATACCACCCAGGGCGCATTCGGTGGGTCCTCCAGCACCTCGCAGATTCTGTATTCGGTCAATCAATCATTTGCAAAACAGCAGAACGCCAACGTCAGCGATATCCACACCTTCAACGGAACAACAGCGAATCAGGTTTGGCTGACGTATACCCGAGTTGCCGGCGGTCGCGTGAACCTGCCGGCGGTCTCGCTCGGCGATTTAGGGTCGAGCTTCACAATTCAGGGCCCCAAAGCCCTTCCGCAGTTAGCCATCTCGGGCTACTTCAACGCTGGAGGAGCCTTGGCCGGACCGGTCAGTACAACCGACTTCTACGCTCTTCGCGATGTAGTCAGTTTGACCAAAGGCAGACACACCCTCAACATCGGCGGCGAAGTTTCGCTCGAAAAGGATGCGATTGTCGGCAACCTGTATAACTTTGGAGTCTTCAACTTCCAAACCTCCGCCCCCACAACCACAGGCAATGCACTGGCAGACTTCGTTACTGGCCAGGTCTCGACGATGGAGCAGGATACTCCTTACCATGGGCTGCTGAGTACTTGGTACTACGCAGGCTTCATTCAGGACAGCTACAAAATTACGCCGCGCCTCACAGCGAACCTCGGTTTGCGGTACGACCTGGAGCAGTCTCCCGTCGAGTCGTCGAATCTCACAGCTGCATTTGTCCCCGGCATTAAATCGACAGTCGTTCCCAGTGCGCCAACCGGAGTTCTCTTTCCTGGTGACTCCGGTATCCCGCGAGGAATCGCATCCACGCAAAATACACACTTCTCCCCGCGTGTTGGTATGGCCCTTGACCCATTCGGCGACGGTAAAACAGCAGTCCGCGCTGCTGCTGGCATCTTCTACGGCAGCGTCTCCGGCAACGAATGGAACCAGCCGGCAAACGCTCAACCATTTGCCGTCCGTCAGACGTTCAGCTCCATCACGTCTTTTAGCAACGTCTACGCAAATCCGGTCTCCTTTCCGAACGGAGATCCATTCCCCTATACCTACAATCCGGCCAGCCCGCGATTTCTTCCCGCAGCGAGCGTAGAAGCGATCAATCCAAAGTATGTATGGCCCGTCTCCTATCAGTTCAACGTGGCCGTCGAGCAGCAGTTGCCTCTTGGCATCAGCATGCAGACTGCGTACGTCGGCAACCTGGTGCGTCATGTTCCCTTCGCGCCGGATGCAAACAATCCGGTATGGGCTCCAGGAGCCACAACCTCCCAGGCCAGCATCAACGCTCGTCGGCCCTATGACCCGGGCGTCTTGGGTCAGGTGATCTATATCGATTCCAGCCAGACTGCGAACTATAACTCGCTTCAGGTCTCTGCGCGCAAGCCGCTCACCCACAACCTGATGCTAAATGGCTTCTACGTCTGGAGCCACTCAGTCTGGAGCGCCAACTCGAGCGCAATCGGCATCGCAACCGCACAGAACTTCAGCGCTCTTAACGAGGAGCGTGGCCCATCCGACCAGGACCGCCGGAACATGGCCAGCATCTCCGGCATTTGGAAGCTCGATTACTACAACGGACCGAACCGCTTCGCCAGGGTTCTGACGAATGGATGGTCGATCTCACCCATCGTCAGCCTCAACAGCGGTCAGCCGTTCACCATCACAACAGGATCCGATAAGAATGACGACAGCTACAACAACGACCGGCCCAATCTTGTCGCTGGGGTAAGCCCATTTCTCGATCCTCACCGTAACCGCATCGCCGCTGCACAAGCATGGTTCAATACCTCCGCATTTATTGCCAATGGCCCTGGAGTTCCAGGAGGAATTGGGCCAGGGGGAGCTGACGGCAACACGCCGCGCGACTACCTGCGAGCGCCAGGTTACCGGGATATCGATTTAGGGATCTCCCGTGACTTCCGCTTTGAACGTGGAATCGGTTTGCAGTTCCGTGCTGATGCCACCAACGCGTTCAACATGGTCAGCCTCAACGCTCCGACCGCGACCCTGTCCTCTTCAAATGATGGCAAAATCACGGCGGCTGCTACTCCACGTCTGATTCAGATAGGAGCTCGGATTAGCTTCTAGTCTCTCGACGGCGATGCATGGGGCCAACACCGATCTCTGTTGAGATCAAGTGTTGGCCCCTCTTAGTTTGCGTCTTCCGCACCCCCCAGCAAAACACAAAACCACCCCCCCAAATACCGTTCCCCGAAAACAGTACTCGTATAGCGATCGAGTAATACTCAGGATTGATGGGACGAGAGGTACATCGAAAAGAGGAGCCGTCTTACCGTGGAGTTCGATCACGAAGCAAACGAAAAGGTCGTATCAAGTAATAAAGCGGTGATAGTGGCCCCCGCAGAGAAACAGCAGCCCGATCATGCTCGTTTGGTCGCAGATAATCAAACGACATCACCATTCTTATCCGGTCGCGAAATCCAAGCAGCTTGACGTAATAAGGCATCCCGCCTTCGGGCGCACTTCCTGGTGCATCAAATAAATTCTCCACGATATATTGCGTTAGCTTACGAACCGTGGCGTCCGACTCAAAGCGACGCAGGACAGCGTGGGGAACCTCCGCATCCGCAAATCGATTCGCAAGGAGTACCCCCAAAGCAAGCGATCGCCACAGTCCCGTCTTGCCGGCTTCTCGAACGACCGCGTTCCAATCGAGACCGGGTGATGAGGCCAGCAATTGCGCGACGTCACAGATCCAGATAAGCCTCGACCACACATGCTTACTCCCATGCATGCAAAGCACCAGAAGAGTTATCTCGGGACTCATGTTGGGAACTTCGGCGCCAGCCACTATCACGGTTCGCCGCAACGGCCATACCCAATCCATCCCAAGATTGCGCCTGAATCTTGGCTGCGTCAGCACAAGCCTCCAACGAATTTCAAGCACCATTCCATCTGCTTGCCGCTCGAAATGATATTCGTAACAATCTTCAAAGGGTGTACCGTCTGCCTGCGTCTGCGTTTTCAGTTCGTAGCCCCTCTCCTTAATAAGAGACGTGGCCTTCGCAAGGTGC is drawn from Edaphobacter lichenicola and contains these coding sequences:
- a CDS encoding TonB-dependent receptor; its protein translation is MTNKNRNKNCPGLQKWLFVVATLIACVSSLNAQQITGSITGTVKDQQGALVTNADVKASNVETGLMRSARTDSDGAYNIQYLPVGEYSVTVNAPGFEKFVQQHLTITVDQAQALNVVLTVGAESQTVEVSTAPPLVNTSTAELGRTVSPEEINNLPLTTRTAYAEMSLTPGVQSNSASNSQNTPNFVLGVPSTQVIINGGVDGGVPMVSFYLDGGINMTGLRNYGNPLPNPDALEEFRVETSNFAAQYGRMSGGVVTAVTRSGTNRFHGSVFEFFRNTNMNDTPWGTPVGTSKTPFHRNNFGGTIGGPIVKEKAFFFFSYGGLRQTVGTQYTGAIVPTSLERIGDFTQSKVIPNLPGTKTPVKGTNTSVNCTVATVGCVPLDLLDVTAANLMKTYVPLPNAPTATSPGGYVGVFSSPTNQDEYLGKYDQVLSDKDHLSVSYFYLDTTQGAFGGSSSTSQILYSVNQSFAKQQNANVSDIHTFNGTTANQVWLTYTRVAGGRVNLPAVSLGDLGSSFTIQGPKALPQLAISGYFNAGGALAGPVSTTDFYALRDVVSLTKGRHTLNIGGEVSLEKDAIVGNLYNFGVFNFQTSAPTTTGNALADFVTGQVSTMEQDTPYHGLLSTWYYAGFIQDSYKITPRLTANLGLRYDLEQSPVESSNLTAAFVPGIKSTVVPSAPTGVLFPGDSGIPRGIASTQNTHFSPRVGMALDPFGDGKTAVRAAAGIFYGSVSGNEWNQPANAQPFAVRQTFSSITSFSNVYANPVSFPNGDPFPYTYNPASPRFLPAASVEAINPKYVWPVSYQFNVAVEQQLPLGISMQTAYVGNLVRHVPFAPDANNPVWAPGATTSQASINARRPYDPGVLGQVIYIDSSQTANYNSLQVSARKPLTHNLMLNGFYVWSHSVWSANSSAIGIATAQNFSALNEERGPSDQDRRNMASISGIWKLDYYNGPNRFARVLTNGWSISPIVSLNSGQPFTITTGSDKNDDSYNNDRPNLVAGVSPFLDPHRNRIAAAQAWFNTSAFIANGPGVPGGIGPGGADGNTPRDYLRAPGYRDIDLGISRDFRFERGIGLQFRADATNAFNMVSLNAPTATLSSSNDGKITAAATPRLIQIGARISF
- a CDS encoding nucleotidyltransferase domain-containing protein, with protein sequence MTADRDSSELLRAIVRRPTEAAAGQIYQFAKQICDWDSLLGLADEHRVLPLLYVRLQDVDPPIPRDVQERLQAGYHRNMFHNLANAAELIRVLESFEHEMIPAMPFKGIVLGASAYQDLTTRPAGDIDLILQSRHLAKATSLIKERGYELKTQTQADGTPFEDCYEYHFERQADGMVLEIRWRLVLTQPRFRRNLGMDWVWPLRRTVIVAGAEVPNMSPEITLLVLCMHGSKHVWSRLIWICDVAQLLASSPGLDWNAVVREAGKTGLWRSLALGVLLANRFADAEVPHAVLRRFESDATVRKLTQYIVENLFDAPGSAPEGGMPYYVKLLGFRDRIRMVMSFDYLRPNEHDRAAVSLRGPLSPLYYLIRPFRLLRDRTPR